The genomic window TTATGGGGCAAAGATCGGAGTCCTGGGTCTCAACGGGTCCGGGAAGAGTACCCTGCTGCGCATCATCGCCGGTGTGGACAAGGATTATCTGGGCCAGGTGACGTCCCAGAAAGGAATCACATTCGACTATCTTCCTCAGGAGCCGGAACTCGATCAGTCAAAGACGGTCAAGGAGATTGTCGAGGAGGGGGCTGCCGAGACCGTCGCTCTTCTTAAACAGTACGAAGCTGTCAACGCCGCTCTCGGGGAGCCGGATGCGGATTTCGACAAGCTTCTCGAGAAGCAGGCGAAGCTCCAGGAACGGATCGACCATCTCAATGCCTGGGATCTCGAAAGCAAGCTCGAGATGGCGATGGATGCTCTTCGATGTCCCCCCGGTGACACCCCGGTCAAAATCCTTTCCGGCGGAGAGCGGCGTCGCGTCGCGCTGTGCAGACTTCTCTTGAAGGAACCGGATGTGCTCCTGCTCGACGAACCGACGAACCATCTGGATGCAGAATCGGTCGCGTGGCTTGAACATCATCTTGGCCAGTACAAGGGGACCGTCATCGCCGTAACGCACGACCGTTACTTCCTGGACAATGTCGCAGGATGGATCCTGGAACTCGACAGGGGAGAGGGGATCCCGTTCCAGGGGAACTACTCGTCATGGTTGGAGCAGAAGAAAGCCCGTCTCGAACTTGAAGAAAAGCAGGAAAGCAAGCGGCATCGGGTTCTCGCCCGTGAATTGGAGTGGGTGCGTCTCAACCCCAAAGGGCGTCATGCCAAGAGCAAAGCACGTATCGCAGCGTACGAAAAGATGCTTGAAGAACAGGGGGACAAGCGGGACGAAGAGATGGAAATATATATCCCGCCCGGTCCGAGATTGGGAGACGTCGTCATCGAGGCAAAGAACGTTTCGAAGGCGTACGGCGACAATCTGTTGTGTGAAGAGATGACATTTTCTCTTCCCCGCGGCGGCATCATCGGTGTGATCGGCCCCAACGGCGCGGGAAAGACAACGCTCTTCCGGATGATC from Ignavibacteriales bacterium includes these protein-coding regions:
- the ettA gene encoding energy-dependent translational throttle protein EttA yields the protein MSDNKIIFSMIGVGKVHKPNKQVLKDIYLSFYYGAKIGVLGLNGSGKSTLLRIIAGVDKDYLGQVTSQKGITFDYLPQEPELDQSKTVKEIVEEGAAETVALLKQYEAVNAALGEPDADFDKLLEKQAKLQERIDHLNAWDLESKLEMAMDALRCPPGDTPVKILSGGERRRVALCRLLLKEPDVLLLDEPTNHLDAESVAWLEHHLGQYKGTVIAVTHDRYFLDNVAGWILELDRGEGIPFQGNYSSWLEQKKARLELEEKQESKRHRVLARELEWVRLNPKGRHAKSKARIAAYEKMLEEQGDKRDEEMEIYIPPGPRLGDVVIEAKNVSKAYGDNLLCEEMTFSLPRGGIIGVIGPNGAGKTTLFRMITGQEKPDSGSIVVGETVKLAYVDQSRPLDPNKTIWQEISGGEEVLQLGNREVNSRGYVSRFNFSGTDQQKPTGVLSGGERNRVHLAKVLKDGANVLLLDEPTNDLDVNTLRALEEAVTNFAGCAVIISHDRWFLDRVVTHVLAFEGESKVLWFDGNYTEYEAYRKERLGIAADQPHRIKYKRLVR